In Mixophyes fleayi isolate aMixFle1 chromosome 4, aMixFle1.hap1, whole genome shotgun sequence, the following proteins share a genomic window:
- the PLPPR2 gene encoding phospholipid phosphatase-related protein type 2 isoform X1, translated as MPAGYVGVSHMAAQETEIKSSASIIPCFLFVELVLMAGTVILSYHFEYTDTFPVHPQGFFCYDSTLSKPYPGPESASRAPPRLLYPLITVLPVLTVLLGEVSTVLINPRWSSRERIISCGDCCFFNPLLRRVVRIVGLFSFGLFCTVIFAGAVQTVTGNQTPHFLSVCRPNYTVLGCVSHTQYISSPYACTGDPDLITEARKAFPSKAAALGWYAAVYTTMYVTLVLKVKGSRLVKPSLCLALLSPSWLLCLLRVAEYRNHWRDVLAGTITGSAIAVFLVTCVLNNFGSSTPEEADFHEKELEEMSENPLPPARDKIMEMHPHMLPDPPPCLVPVTPDVLIPSNCMTSQV; from the exons GTTATGTCGGAGTCTCACACATGGCCGCACAGGAGACTGAGATTAAGAGCAGTGCATCTATCATCCCATGTTTCCTGTTTGTAGAG CTCGTCCTCATGGCCGGCACCGTCATCCTTTCGTACCACTTTGAGTACACAGACACGTTCCCTGTACACCCCCAGGGATTCTTCTGCTATGACAGCACCTTGTCCAAGCCGTACCCGGGTCCTGAGAGTGCCAGCCGGGCCCCACCGCGTCTTCTGTACCCATTGATCACCGTGCTGCCCGTCCTTACG GTTCTGCTTGGAGAAGTGTCCACAGTCCTTATCAATCCGCGCTGGAGTAGCAGAGAGAGGATCATTTCTTGTGGAGACTGCTGTTTCTTCAACCCTCTGCTGCGACGTGTGGTCAGGATCGTAG GACTCTTCTCATTTGGTCTTTTTTGCACGGTGATCTTTGCCGGAGCAGTTCAGACAGTCACAGGCAACCAGACCCCTCATTTCTTGTCCGTGTGTCGCCCTAACTACACTGTTCTGGGCTGTGTGTCCCACACTCAATATATATCGTCGCCGTATGCCTGCACCGGGGACCCCGATCTCATCACCGAGGCCCGCAAAGCCTTCCCCTCCAAAGCGGCGGCCCTGGGGTGGTATGCTGCGGTTTACACCACG ATGTACGTCACCCTCGTTCTGAAAGTAAAGGGCTCCCGTTTGGTGAAACCTTCCTTGTGTCTGGCGCTTCTGTCCCCCTCATGGCTCCTTTGTCTGCTACGTGTGGCTGAATACCGTAACCACTGGAGAGACGTTCTCGCCGGCACCATAACCGGATCAGCCATCGCCGTTTTCCTG GTAACCTGTGTGCTGAACAATTTTGGGAGCTCCACTCCAGAAGAGGCAGACTTCCATGAGAAGGAGCTGGAAGAGATGTCCGAGAaccctcttcctccagcacgtgATAA GATCATGGAAATGCACCCACATATGTTACCTGACCCTCCTCCGTGCCTTGTTCCCGTCACCCCAGATGTTCTGATACCCTCAAACTGTATGACCAGCCAAGTATAA
- the PLPPR2 gene encoding phospholipid phosphatase-related protein type 2 isoform X2: MAAQETEIKSSASIIPCFLFVELVLMAGTVILSYHFEYTDTFPVHPQGFFCYDSTLSKPYPGPESASRAPPRLLYPLITVLPVLTVLLGEVSTVLINPRWSSRERIISCGDCCFFNPLLRRVVRIVGLFSFGLFCTVIFAGAVQTVTGNQTPHFLSVCRPNYTVLGCVSHTQYISSPYACTGDPDLITEARKAFPSKAAALGWYAAVYTTMYVTLVLKVKGSRLVKPSLCLALLSPSWLLCLLRVAEYRNHWRDVLAGTITGSAIAVFLVTCVLNNFGSSTPEEADFHEKELEEMSENPLPPARDKIMEMHPHMLPDPPPCLVPVTPDVLIPSNCMTSQV; this comes from the exons ATGGCCGCACAGGAGACTGAGATTAAGAGCAGTGCATCTATCATCCCATGTTTCCTGTTTGTAGAG CTCGTCCTCATGGCCGGCACCGTCATCCTTTCGTACCACTTTGAGTACACAGACACGTTCCCTGTACACCCCCAGGGATTCTTCTGCTATGACAGCACCTTGTCCAAGCCGTACCCGGGTCCTGAGAGTGCCAGCCGGGCCCCACCGCGTCTTCTGTACCCATTGATCACCGTGCTGCCCGTCCTTACG GTTCTGCTTGGAGAAGTGTCCACAGTCCTTATCAATCCGCGCTGGAGTAGCAGAGAGAGGATCATTTCTTGTGGAGACTGCTGTTTCTTCAACCCTCTGCTGCGACGTGTGGTCAGGATCGTAG GACTCTTCTCATTTGGTCTTTTTTGCACGGTGATCTTTGCCGGAGCAGTTCAGACAGTCACAGGCAACCAGACCCCTCATTTCTTGTCCGTGTGTCGCCCTAACTACACTGTTCTGGGCTGTGTGTCCCACACTCAATATATATCGTCGCCGTATGCCTGCACCGGGGACCCCGATCTCATCACCGAGGCCCGCAAAGCCTTCCCCTCCAAAGCGGCGGCCCTGGGGTGGTATGCTGCGGTTTACACCACG ATGTACGTCACCCTCGTTCTGAAAGTAAAGGGCTCCCGTTTGGTGAAACCTTCCTTGTGTCTGGCGCTTCTGTCCCCCTCATGGCTCCTTTGTCTGCTACGTGTGGCTGAATACCGTAACCACTGGAGAGACGTTCTCGCCGGCACCATAACCGGATCAGCCATCGCCGTTTTCCTG GTAACCTGTGTGCTGAACAATTTTGGGAGCTCCACTCCAGAAGAGGCAGACTTCCATGAGAAGGAGCTGGAAGAGATGTCCGAGAaccctcttcctccagcacgtgATAA GATCATGGAAATGCACCCACATATGTTACCTGACCCTCCTCCGTGCCTTGTTCCCGTCACCCCAGATGTTCTGATACCCTCAAACTGTATGACCAGCCAAGTATAA
- the EPOR gene encoding erythropoietin receptor, with protein sequence MGVWTPQKSQSLYGGSLLLVTWIILCSGTEERERPALTTLIPSVYNVIENKSVVPFCFAITTYELTCFWESNASDVSNYTFYYQKHAQHEVVRPCSLTMVPASNDTWWHICQAPEGDIDLFSISPYVVEVMDSCTNTTIYKREVFPETVVYIEPLQIVTVMEQRKPLGLVIIVRNPSKDILMNNMFIYQVNYSGTESKIQKSETIVPFQVDTENVKLFLSGVFKGTVYTVSVRVKAKDSYDGYWSEWSVVDVQTSNGVDELHIVLYVVVGLVPVAVIVLMFFYHGKFLKSKAWPKIPTPEHHFKELYTTHKGNFKLWLDQTDSYLMWLSRNIFHEGPISTVEVLSELPNAAPSLPPSVQLPPKDSYVILDENMLPHFSSWVVSQGQVDARREEPSTAVVPSQENLRKEEGPKEYLCMEDMKEVTREEEHAVDDGVREVPSGVPGCRNVVREDSLNSEEGKQSPGSSFEYTVLETYDGLLSPRACSIPPRQPLKYACLLMPDSGDEASPPSSNIYQNSPCTQFLAPVYSQC encoded by the exons TGTATAATGTCATTGAAAATAAGTCTGTGGTTCCTTTCTGCTTCGCAATTACCACATATGAACTTACATGTTTCTGGGAGAGCAATGCATCAGATGTCTCCAACTATACCTTTTATTATCAAAAACA TGCCCAACATGAAGTTGTGCGTCCGTGCAGCCTGACGATGGTGCCAGCTTCTAATGACACGTGGTGGCACATATGCCAGGCTCCAGAGGGAGACATTGATCTCTTCTCTATCAGTCCCTATGTCGTGGAAGTAATGGATAGCTGCACAAACACCACTATTTACAAGAGAGAAGTTTTTCCAGAGACAGTCG TCTATATCGAGCCCTTACAAATTGTCACTGTTATGGAACAGAGGAAACCACTGGGACTGGTGATCATCGTGAGAAACCCTTCAAAAGATATTCTGATGAATAATATGTTCATATATCAAGTGAACTATTCAGGCACAGAAAGCAAAATACAGAAATCAGAGACAATTGTACCG TTTCAGGTGGATACAGAAAATGTGAAGCTTTTCCTCAGCGGCGTTTTCAAAGGTACCGTGTACACCGTCAGTGTGAGAGTCAAAGCCAAGGATTCCTATGACGGCTACTGGAGTGAATGGTCTGTTGTTGATGTCCAGACGTCCAATG GTGTTGATGAACTTCACATTGTGTTATATGTGGTTGTCGGCTTGGTCCCAGTTGCTGTAATCGTTCTGATGTTCTTCTATCATGGAAA ATTCCTGAAGAGCAAGGCTTGGCCGAAAATCCCTACCCCAGAGCATCACTTTAAGGAGCTTTACACAACTCACAAAGGGAACTTTAAG TTGTGGTTAGACCAGACGGATTCTTACCTCATGTGGCTCTCTAGAAATATCTTTCATGAAGGCCCCATCTCTACTGTGGAAGTGCTGTCTGAGCTACCTAATGCCGCCCCATCCCTGCCGCCTTCTGTACAACTGCCCCCCAAGGACAGTTATGTGATTCTGGATGAGAACATGTTGCCCCACTTCTCATCATGGGTGGTATCTCAGGGACAAGTGGATGCACGGAGAGAGGAACCCAGTACAGCAGTGGTACCAAGTCAGGAGAACTTGAGGAAAGAAGAAGGACCAAAAGAGTATCTCTGTATGGAGGATATGAAGGAGGTGACCAGGGAAGAGGAACATGCTGTGGATGACGGCGTAAGAGAGGTTCCAAGTGGTGTGCCTGGATGTCGGAACGTTGTGAGAGAGGACTCCCTGAATTCCGAGGAAGGGAAGCAGAGTCCAGGATCCAGCTTTGAGTACACAGTTTTGGAGACTTACGATGGGCTATTATCCCCCAGAGCATGTTCCATTCCCCCACGCCAGCCTTTGAAGTATGCGTGCCTACTTATGCCTGATTCGGGGGATGAGGCTTCTCCTCCATCTTCAAACATTTACCAGAACAGCCCATGTACCCAATTCCTAGCCCCGGTCTACTCCCAGTGCTAA